One window of Chamaesiphon minutus PCC 6605 genomic DNA carries:
- a CDS encoding DinB family protein — translation MNYYTAISNYNQWMNQKLYAVCADITEVDRKSDRGAFFKSIHGTLNHIAIADLIWLGRFTQQPFAAKLDAELYSDFSELRAQRERLDRRIIEWANNLTPDWLNADLTYTNSSGFTRTLPHWLLVTHMFNHQTHHRGQLTTLLNQMGYDAGVTDLPAMPEFQV, via the coding sequence ATGAATTATTACACAGCGATTTCAAATTACAATCAGTGGATGAACCAGAAGTTGTACGCTGTCTGCGCCGATATTACCGAGGTCGATCGCAAGTCAGATCGCGGGGCTTTTTTTAAGTCGATCCACGGTACTCTCAATCATATCGCGATCGCCGACCTGATTTGGTTGGGGAGATTTACCCAACAACCATTTGCTGCCAAACTCGACGCAGAACTCTATAGCGATTTTAGCGAGTTACGGGCACAACGGGAACGACTCGATCGAAGGATTATCGAATGGGCAAATAATTTAACTCCAGACTGGCTGAATGCGGATTTAACCTATACCAACAGTTCCGGCTTCACGCGCACGCTCCCACACTGGCTGCTGGTTACCCACATGTTCAACCATCAAACCCACCATCGCGGCCAATTAACCACTCTCCTCAACCAGATGGGTTACGATGCTGGCGTGACAGATTTACCTGCAATGCCTGAGTTTCAGGTTTAG